The following proteins come from a genomic window of Nitrosopumilaceae archaeon AB1(1):
- a CDS encoding V-type ATP synthase subunit F, which translates to MKVVTVGSKEFVTSFQLAGVSGTISDTPQDALEKIEELTDDANIGLVLVGDDLSEPIEDQLTDLRSKKSTLVFSLPAVGSIKTEIDYRVMLKKILGV; encoded by the coding sequence ATGAAGGTTGTCACTGTTGGCAGCAAGGAATTTGTAACTAGTTTTCAACTTGCTGGCGTATCTGGTACCATATCTGACACACCTCAGGACGCACTTGAAAAAATTGAAGAGTTGACAGATGATGCTAATATTGGACTTGTACTTGTTGGCGACGATCTCTCAGAGCCCATTGAGGATCAATTAACTGACCTGCGTTCTAAGAAATCGACTCTTGTGTTCTCACTGCCTGCAGTAGGAAGTATAAAAACAGAAATTGATTATAGAGTTATGCTGAAAAAAATTCTTGGCGTCTAG
- a CDS encoding CdvA-like protein, whose protein sequence is MNNIDTEIIGKNVKDMYGTFMGNIVGTITDISGSPETIGIDCGSEGLKQIPFEQLVFQDDNAIFIPKWRLDSQRYLKQKVLTLRKMRTMLETARIEGSEEDTAIIYNTYSSHLDTLNSNDSEIRARLESRIQELLSQMNMVKRFSFDAKVQVKGGEISQSTFDSIQRHTNVLTQHISHETTEIETIQRRMDALDLEGEQITNDNHTPPPPTEHFDDFQAIQDKLPTPEVSSNVTVTSDDLGYNMSLPNNENSDVKKDDDWLSRMEAQQI, encoded by the coding sequence ATGAATAACATAGATACAGAAATCATTGGCAAGAATGTCAAAGATATGTATGGAACTTTTATGGGAAATATAGTCGGTACAATTACCGATATTTCTGGCTCCCCTGAGACAATTGGTATTGACTGTGGCTCTGAGGGTCTAAAACAGATACCATTTGAGCAATTAGTTTTTCAAGATGATAATGCTATATTCATTCCAAAATGGAGACTTGATTCTCAACGATACTTGAAACAAAAAGTTCTTACACTTCGTAAAATGCGTACAATGCTAGAGACTGCTAGAATTGAGGGTAGTGAAGAGGATACTGCAATTATATATAATACGTATAGTTCACATTTGGATACATTAAACTCTAATGATTCGGAAATTCGTGCTAGACTTGAATCTAGAATTCAGGAATTGTTATCACAGATGAATATGGTAAAACGTTTTAGTTTTGATGCCAAAGTACAAGTAAAGGGTGGAGAAATCTCACAATCTACATTTGATTCTATACAAAGACATACAAATGTTCTTACACAGCACATATCTCATGAAACTACAGAGATTGAAACCATACAACGAAGAATGGATGCACTAGACTTGGAAGGTGAACAAATTACAAATGATAACCATACACCTCCTCCTCCAACTGAACACTTTGATGATTTCCAAGCAATACAAGATAAACTACCAACCCCCGAAGTGTCCTCTAACGTTACTGTCACATCTGATGATTTAGGTTATAATATGTCACTGCCCAATAATGAGAATTCAGATGTTAAAAAAGACGACGATTGGTTGTCTAGAATGGAAGCTCAGCAGATATAA
- a CDS encoding zinc-dependent dehydrogenase: MKAVFAKDGFTQVSSVNDPILNSGDILVELKSCGICGSDIEKIFGKYGKTSMRLGHEPAGVVIAVGDDVKNLKVGDRVFTHHHVACLSCHLCKNGSETLCEKYSSSNLEPCGLSEKYVVPKWNVDNGGVLKLPDSMSFDEAALIEPLGCCIRAWNKITHNIDLVGIFGVGPTGLMHAMLAQDRGCKRMFCLDTSDFRLNFIKKFVSADTINATDPDRLDKIHASCPMGLDLSLVATSSMQALSDAISATRKGGTVMMFGVPSKGAMLNIDMSEFYSKEITLLTSYAASDVDTKQALELINSGFRVKDIITHRFNLNDSNDAFTKAKQGSDSMKIIIYHS; the protein is encoded by the coding sequence GTGAAAGCTGTATTTGCTAAAGATGGTTTTACTCAAGTCAGTAGCGTGAATGATCCCATCTTGAATAGTGGCGACATATTAGTTGAGTTGAAATCATGTGGAATCTGTGGTTCTGATATAGAAAAAATTTTTGGGAAATATGGTAAAACCTCTATGCGTCTTGGACATGAACCAGCAGGAGTTGTAATTGCAGTTGGAGATGATGTTAAAAATCTCAAAGTAGGTGATCGTGTATTTACTCATCATCATGTGGCATGTCTATCTTGTCATTTGTGTAAAAATGGTTCTGAGACATTGTGTGAAAAATACTCTTCTAGTAACTTGGAGCCATGTGGATTATCTGAGAAATATGTCGTTCCAAAATGGAATGTTGATAATGGTGGTGTTTTAAAATTACCTGATTCAATGAGTTTTGATGAAGCTGCATTGATTGAACCGCTTGGTTGTTGTATCAGAGCATGGAATAAAATTACTCATAATATTGATTTAGTTGGAATATTTGGTGTTGGGCCTACTGGTTTAATGCATGCAATGCTAGCACAAGACCGTGGATGCAAGCGTATGTTTTGTCTTGATACTAGTGATTTTAGGTTAAATTTCATCAAAAAATTTGTAAGCGCAGATACCATAAATGCTACTGATCCTGACCGATTAGATAAAATTCATGCCTCATGTCCTATGGGACTTGATTTGAGTTTAGTTGCCACATCTAGCATGCAGGCACTCTCTGATGCAATATCTGCCACACGCAAAGGTGGCACAGTTATGATGTTTGGAGTGCCAAGCAAGGGTGCCATGCTGAATATTGATATGAGTGAATTTTATTCCAAAGAGATTACTTTGCTTACAAGTTATGCTGCATCGGATGTTGACACAAAACAGGCTTTGGAATTAATTAATAGTGGTTTTAGAGTCAAAGATATCATAACTCATAGGTTTAATCTAAATGATTCAAATGATGCATTTACCAAAGCCAAGCAGGGCTCAGATTCCATGAAGATAATAATTTATCATAGCTAG
- the lsrF gene encoding 3-hydroxy-5-phosphonooxypentane-2,4-dione thiolase, with product MDWGLKNRISKIISPGDNRALMLAVDYGYFLGPTEKLEVPRDTIVPIIGHCDSLMITRGVLRTSVDPEFNIPIVLRVSGGSSIIGEDFSHEDITVSIKEAIRLNATALAMSIFVGSKYEYQTITNLGKLVNEAEEYGLPVLAVTAVGKDMGRDARYLSLACRIAAEQGAHIVKTYHCEDFPSVADSCPVPLIIAGGKKLPERDALVMTHQALQDGVVGVDMGRNIWQSDNPIPMISAVRSIVHGEADVEKAYTTFQNLCKRQSRPSDKPAMSSHDTKSHEGGSLCSMTSGLGNISIKTG from the coding sequence ATGGACTGGGGTCTGAAAAATAGAATATCTAAAATTATCTCCCCTGGTGATAATAGAGCATTAATGTTGGCCGTAGATTATGGTTATTTTTTAGGTCCTACTGAAAAGCTTGAAGTTCCACGAGATACTATAGTGCCAATCATAGGTCATTGTGATTCTCTTATGATTACACGAGGTGTTTTGAGAACCTCAGTTGATCCTGAATTTAATATTCCAATTGTATTGCGTGTTTCTGGTGGTTCTAGTATAATAGGCGAAGATTTCTCACATGAAGATATTACTGTAAGTATTAAAGAGGCAATTCGATTAAATGCCACTGCTCTTGCAATGTCTATATTTGTAGGTTCAAAATATGAATATCAAACCATTACTAATCTAGGCAAGTTGGTCAATGAAGCTGAAGAGTATGGGCTTCCTGTATTGGCAGTTACAGCCGTAGGAAAAGATATGGGCAGAGACGCTCGTTATCTTTCTTTGGCCTGTAGAATTGCAGCAGAACAAGGGGCTCATATTGTAAAGACGTATCATTGTGAAGATTTTCCTAGTGTAGCAGATTCGTGTCCTGTACCGCTAATCATTGCAGGTGGTAAAAAATTACCAGAGCGTGATGCCCTTGTTATGACGCATCAGGCACTACAAGATGGAGTTGTTGGTGTAGATATGGGCAGAAACATTTGGCAATCTGATAATCCTATTCCTATGATTAGCGCCGTACGCTCTATTGTACATGGTGAGGCAGATGTTGAAAAAGCGTATACCACTTTTCAGAATTTATGCAAGCGTCAAAGCAGACCATCAGATAAACCTGCAATGTCTTCTCATGATACCAAATCACACGAAGGAGGTTCACTGTGCAGTATGACTTCAGGTTTGGGTAATATCAGCATCAAGACTGGCTAA